A section of the Saccopteryx leptura isolate mSacLep1 chromosome 6, mSacLep1_pri_phased_curated, whole genome shotgun sequence genome encodes:
- the SCAMP5 gene encoding secretory carrier-associated membrane protein 5, with amino-acid sequence MAEKVNNFPPLPKFIPLKPCFYQDFEADIPPQHLSMTKRLYYLWMLNSVTLAVNLVGCLAWLIGGGGATNFGLAFLWLILFTPCSYVCWFRPIYKAFKTDSSFSFMAFFFTFMAQMVISIIQAVGIPGWGVCGWIATISFFGTNVGSAVVMLIPTIMFTVVAVFSFIALSMVHKFYRGSGGSFSKAQEEWTTGAWKNPHMQQAAQNAAVGAAQGAMNQPQTQYSATPNYTYSNEM; translated from the exons ATGGCGG AGAAAGTAAACAACTTCCCACCACTGCCCAAATTCATCCCGCTGAAGCCCTGTTTCTACCAAGACTTCGAGGCAGACATCCCTCCCCAGCATCTCAGCATGACCAAGCGTCTCTACTACCTCTGGATGT TGAACAGCGTCACGCTGGCCGTGAACCTGGTGGGCTGTCTCGCATGGCTGATCGGAGGTGGGGGAGCCACCAACTTTGGCCTCGCCTTTCTCTGGCTCATCCTCTTCACACCCTGCTCCTACGTCTGCTGGTTTCGGCCCATTTACAAGGCCTTCAA GACTGACAGCTCCTTCAGCTTCATGGCATTCTTCTTCACCTTCATGGCCCAGATGGTCATCAGCATCATCCAGGCTGTGGGTATCCCAGGCTGGGGCGTCTG CGGCTGGATTGCCACCATCTCTTTCTTTGGAACAaatgttggctcagcagtggtgATGCTCATTCCCACCATCATGTTCACAGTCGTGGCTGTTTTTTCCTTCATCGCCCTCAGCATG GTTCATAAATTCTACCGGGGCAGTGGGGGGAGCTTCAGCAAAGCTCAGGAGGAGTGGACCACGGGAGCATGGAAGAACCCGCACATGCAGCAAGCAGCCCAGAATGCAGCTGTGGGGGCGGCCCAGGGTGCCATGAATCAGCCTCAGACTCAATATTCTGCCACCCCCAACTACACATACTCCAATGAGATGTGA